GGGCGACGAGGTGGTGCTGCCCGCCAACACCTTCATCGCCACCGCGGGCGCCGTCGCCCGGATCGGCGCCCGTCCGGTGCTGGTCGACTGCTTCCCCGAGACCCTGCTGATGGACCCGCAGGCCGCGCTCGACGCGGTCGGGAAGGCCACCCGCGCGGTGGTCCCCGTCCACCTGTACGGGCAGTGCGCCGACACGGCCGAACTGGCCGCGCTGCTGCCCCCGTACGCCCGCGTGGTCGAGGACGCGGCGCAGAGCCAGGGCGCGACCCGTCACGGCCGCTCCCCCGGCGGCGGCGGGATCGCCGCGACCAGCTTCTACCCGGGCAAGAACCTGGGCGCCTACGGGGACGCGGGCGCGGTGGTCACCGACGACGCGGAGACGGCCGCGCTGGTGCGGGCGCTGGCCAACCACGGCGGCGTCGCCAAGTACCGGCACGACGTGGCCGGGTTCAACAGCCGGCTCGACGGTCTGCAGGCCGTGGTCCTGCGGGCGAAGCTGGCCCGGCTGGCCGACGGGAACGCGGCCCGGCGGGCCGCCGCCGCCCGCTACGACGCCCTGCTGGCCGGGCTCGCGGCCGCCGGACGGGTCACCCTGCCGGTGACGGCGGAGGGCAACGTCCACGTGTGGCACCTGTACGTCGTACGGGTCGACGGGGCGGACCGGGACGCCGTCGTCGGCAAGCTCAACGCGGAGGGCATCGGCGCGGGCGTGCACTATCCGGCCCCCGTCCACCTCACCCCCGCCTATCGTCACCTCGGGCACGGCCGCGGCGACTTCCCCCACGCCGAGCGGGCCGCCGAGCGGATGCTCTCCCTTCCGCTCTTCCCGCAGATCACCGCTGCCCAACAGCAGCGGGTCGTCGACGCGCTCGCCAACGCCCTGCGCTGACGCAAGAAGAGGTACAGATGAACAGACGGAGAAGGCTCCTCCGGTACGGTCTCTTCACCGTGGTCGCCGCTCTCATGGCCACGGTGCTGCCGCCCGCCGCGGTGGCGAGTGCGGTCGATCCGTGCGGCCCGGGGACGAACGCGATCGTGTGCGAGAACTCCAAGCCGGGCACTCCCATGTCCGACTGGTTCGCACCGAGCGCCTACGGCGACATCAAGGGTTTCCCGGCGCAGACCAGCGTCCAGGCCGGCGAGACCGTACAGTTCAAGATCCAATCGCCGACCCCGTACCGCGTCTCGGTGTACCGGCTGGGCCACTACGGGGGTGACGGGGCCCGTCTGATGTCGACCGCGGCCCAGGCCTCGCAGACGTACCCGGCGAACTTCGCGCAGGGCGGCAATCCCGCCGGCTGTACGACCAAGGCCTCCACGGGTCTGGTCGACTGCGGGAACTGGCCGGTCACCGCGACGTGGACCGTGCCGGCCAACGCCGTCTCCGGTCTGTACATCGTCAACTTCGACCAGGCGGACGGCAACGGGGTGATGCCCTACCCGTTCGTCGTCCGCAACGACTCCAGCCACTCCGACATCGTGGTGCAGACCAGCGACCAGACCTGGCAGGCATACAACAACTACGGCGGCCAGGACCTGTACGACGGCGCCGGACCCGCCCCGGACGGTCGGGCGTACGAGGTCAGCTACAACCGGCCGATGGACATCGGCGGGGAGAACGGGATCTACGGTTCCGAGTACCAGATGGTCGCGTGGCTGGAGCGCAACGGGTACGACGTCAGCTACGTCTCCGGCATCGACATGTCGAACCGCGGCGCGACGGAGCTGCGCAACCACAAGGTCTTCATGTCCTCGGGACACGACGAGTACTGGACCCAGGACCAGTTCACCAACGCGCTCAACGCGCGCCGGGCCGGGGTCAACCAGACCTACTTCGCCGGCAACGAGGTCTTCTGGAAGACCCGCCTCGCCCCGAGCATCGACGGTACGAACACCGCCGACCGGACGCTGGTCTGCTACAAGGAGACCAAGCTGTCCTTCCCCCAGCCGAACGGCGTCCCCGACCCGAGCGGGATCTGGACCGGCACCTTCATGGACCCGGCCAGCGGCACCAACGGACGGACCTTCCAGCCGCAGAACCAGCTGACCGGCTCGCTGTTCAGCGTGAACGGCTACCGCGCCGACGCGATCACCGTGCCCGGCTCCTTCGCCAAGATGCGGCTGTGGCGCAACACCACCGTCGCTTCCCTGACCCCCTCCCAGACCGCCACGTTCCCGGTCGGCACCCTCGGCTACGAATGGGACAGCGACGTGGAGGACGGCTACCGGCCGCCCGGACAGATCCGGATGTCCTCGACCACGGTCGACATCAACGACGGCAAGCTGCGCCTCGACTACGGCAACAACTACGGCAACGGCACCGCGACGCACAGCCTGCTCGCCTTCCGCGACCAGACCTCGGGCGCCCTGGTGTTCGGGGCGGGCACGGTGCAGTGGTCCTGGGGTCTGACGAACATGCCCACCGGCAATCCGGACGACGCGGTGGTCACCGCGGACAAGCGGATGCAGCAGGCCACGGTGAACGTGTTCGCCGACATGGGCGTGCAGCCCAAGTCCCTGCAGAGCGACCTGGCCGCGGCGACGGCCTCCACCGACACCGTCGGCCCGGCCGTCACCGTGACCAGCCCCGCGGCGAACGCCACCGTGCCGGCGCTCAGGCCCGTGACCATCACGGGCACGGCGTCCGACACCGGCGGCGGGGTGGTGGCCCGCGTGGAGGTCTCCACCGACGGCGGGACCACTTGGAAGGCGACCACGGGCCTCGGCTCCTGGAGCTACACCTGGACGCCCACCGCCCCGGGCGCGGCCCAGATCAAGGTGCGCGCGGTGGACGACAGCGTGAACATCGGCGCCACCACCACGGTGGCGGTGACCGTCGGGCCGCAGCAGTGCCCGTGCACCGTCTGGCCGGCCGCGACCGTCCCCGGCACCGTCAACGGCGGTGACGGCGGCGCCGTCGAACTCGGCGTGAAGATCCGCTCGTCGGTGCCCGGTTCCATCACCGGCGTCCGCTTCTACAAGTCCCCCGCGAACACCGGCACGCACACCGGCAGCCTGTGGAGCAGCTCAGGGCAGCGCCTGGCCACCGGCACCTTCACCAACGAGACGGCGTCCGGCTGGCAGCAGCTGAACTTCTCCTCCCCGGTGCCGATCAAGCCCAACACCACCTACATCGCCTCCTACTTCGCACCCCACGGCGGCTACTCCTACGACCCCACCTTCGCCTCTGCGGAAGCCGGACTGGCCCCGCTCACAGCGCTGAAGAACGGCACCGACGGCGGCAACGGCGTCTACCGCTACAGCGGCACGGGCGGCTTCCCGAACAACGCCTCGTCCGGCAGCAACTACTGGGTGGACGCGGTCCTGGACACCGCCACGGCGAGCACGACGCCCCCCACCGTCACCGCGACCTCGCCGCAGTCCGCGGCGACCGGGACGGCGATCACGGCGGCGGTGACGGCGACCTTCAGCGGGGCCGTCGACGCGGACACCCTGGTGTTCACCCTGAAGGACTCCGGGGGCAACTCCGTACCGGGCACCAAGGTCCTCGGCGCCTCGAACAGCGCCACCTTCACCCCGGCCGGCGAGCTCGCCCTCAGCACCACCTACACGGCGTCCGTGCAGGCCTCCGACCTGTGGGGCAATGCCATGGCCGCGCCGGTGACGTGGAACTTCACCACCAGCACGACGCCACCGACGGTCAACTGCCCCTGCACGCTGTGGAGCGGCACCACCACGCCGAGCACCGCCAACGTGAGCGACGACACCAACTCGGTGGAGCTCGGCACCCGCTTCCAGTCCGCGGTGAACGGCTACATCACCGGCGTCACCTTCTACAAGGGGCCCGGGAACACCGGCACGCACACCGGCAGCCTGTGGGCGGCCAACGGCACCCTGCTGGCCACCGGAACCTTCGGCAGTGAAACGCTGACCGGCTGGCAGCAGCTCCAGTTCGCCACCCCGGTTCCCATCACCGCGGGCACCACCTACGTGGCCTCCTACCACGCGCCGAACGGCAACTACTCCGTGGACGGCGGCTACTTCACCGCGGCGCACCGCTCCTATCCGCTGGTCGCCCCGGCCGACACCGCCGGCGCCGCCAACGGCCTGTACAAGTACGGCGCGTCCACCGCCTTCCCGAACAACACCTTCGGCTCGGTGAACTACTGGGTCGGCCCGATCTTCACCACGACCCCGCCCGCTCCCGTCCAGTCGTCCACCGCCTCGGAGGTGCCCGGCCAGTGAGCACGGTCAGCGTGGTGATCCCCTGCTACAAGTACGGCCATTTCCTGGCCGACTGCGTCAAGAGCGTCCTGGACGAACAGGAGGGCGTCGACGTCCGGGTGCTGATCATCGACGACGCCTCGCCCGACGACTCCGCGGACGTGGCGCGTGCCCTGGCGGCGAAGGACCCGCGGATCGAGGTACGGGTCCACGAGCGCAACCGGGGTCACATCGCCACCTACAACGAGGGCCTGCTGGAGTGGGCCGACGGGGACTACGTCGCGCTGCTCTCGGCGGACGACCGGCTGGTCCCCGGGGCGCTGGTGCGCGCCGCCGCCCTGCTCGACGCGCATCCGGAGGCGGGCTTCGCCTACGGCAGGCCGCTGCGCTTCCGGCACGGCGGGCCGCTGCCCGCCGCCCGTACCCGGTCCACAGGGTCGGTGGTCTACCCCGGCCACTGGTGGCTGGAGCGCCGGTTCCGGGAGGGCACCGGGTGCATCACCTCGCCCGAGGTGGTGGTGCGCACGAGCCTCCAGCGCAAGGTCGGGGGCTACGACCCGGAGCTCCCGCACGCCGGTGACATCGAGATGTGGATGCGGCTCGCGGCGCACGCCGACGTGGGCTACGTCAGCGGGGCCGACCAGGCCTTCTACCGGGTCCACGGCAACAACATGTCCACCACCGACTTCGGCGGGCAGCTCGACGACCTGCGCCAGCGCCTCGTCGCCTTCGACTCGGTGCTGGAGAAGTGCGGCGGCCTGCTCCCGGGGGCCGACCTGCTGTCGCTCGCGGCGCGCACCCGGCTCGCCCGGTACGCGCTGCGCCGGGCCTACCGCGCCTACGACCGCGGCCGGACCGAGGTCGTTCCGGTCGACGAGCTCGTGGCGTTCGCCGCCGAGTGCCTGCCCGGCGGCTACACCGCGCTCGGCGAGTACCGGGCGCTGCTCAGGCGTCGGCGGATCGGGGCGCGCGTGATGCCGTACCTCCAGCCGCTGGTGCTGTCGGCGGTCGCCGACCGGGGCCGCGAGTGGCTGTGGTGGCGGTCGTGGAAGCGCCGAGGGATCTGATGAACCGTCCGTACCACTCAGCTGCTCGCCCGCCGGCCACGGCGGGCGAGCAGCTGGTCGGTCCACAAGGCCACCGGTACCCCGGCGACCCCGGCGAGCAGGGCCGAACCGGCCAGTCCGCGGCTCTTGTCGCCGGACTGCGCCACGGCATTGGGCGGCACCAGCAGGGTGACGCTCATCCGGGCCGCCTCGGGGATGCCCTGCTGCGTCTGCAGGTCCGTCAGGCGCTGCGTGTACAGCTCGATGATCTTCCGTACGGCCGCGTCCGCGGCTGCCGGACCGGGCTGCTCGGCCTGGATCTGCAACGAGGGGATCAGGTAGCGCGGGGTCACGCTGGTGCCGCTGTTGCGGGGGATCATCCGGTAGGTGCCGTCGACCCCCGCGGCACGCAGTTCGGCCGCGCCGGCGGAGGACTCCAGCTGTCGTACGGCCGCGTAGGAGACGGCGGCGAGGGGCGGCTGGAGGTTGGCGAGCTGGTTCGGCTGGTTGCCGGTCACCGGCGGTTTGAGCACGACGATCGCCGAGCTCAGGTACGTCGGGCTGGGGCGCATCACCTGGTGGGCTCCGGCGGCCGCGAGCGCCATGGCGACGACCAGGACGTACCAGCGCCGGCGCAGCGCGCGGACCAGCTCACCAGGCGACACACGATTCCTTCCGTTCCCCACGTCGTGATCGATCCTGTCAGGCCGGGTGTCGGCGCGCCATCAAATCCCGTACCTGTCGGGGGCGTTCGTGACCATCGGTGAAATACTCGCGGTGCTGCGGCGCCGCTGGTACGTGATGGTGCCGCTGACGCTGATCGGTCTGCTCGCGGCCGGCCACCTGTACCGGTCGGTGCCGGTGGCCTACCAGTCGCAGAGCTCGGTGGCGCTGATCGATTCCAAGGCGGTGGCCGAGCTGGCCCCCGCGTTCGGCAATCCCATCTCCAATGCCGGCGGTTCACTGGTCGTGACCGCGGACGTGCTGATCAGGACCCTGTCGGGGACGGACGCGGCGCGGGACCTGCACGGCCTCGGAGTGACGGACCCGTACACGGTCTCCTTCGCCGCGAACGCCTCGGGCCCGATGCTCACGCTGACCGTGACGGGTACCGACCGGGAGAAGGTGCTGCGGGAGACCAACATCCTCACCGGTTTCGCCGGGGAGCAGCTGGGCGCGCTCCAGGCGGCGGCCAAGGTCGAGCCCGCGTTCTTCGTGCAGACCACGCCCGTGGTGCTGCCGCAGACCCCGCAGCCCCAGCTCAAGAGCCGCTACCAGCAGGTGCTCGGCGTCATCATCCTCTGCACGACGGCCGGGTTCACGCTGTCGTTCGTGACCGAGACCCTGGTGGTGGCGCTGCGCCGCAGGCGTGCGAACGGGGCCTCGGCCAAGGTGCGCGGACGGCAGCCGCGCAGACGGGCCCGCGGCCGCCGGCTGGACGCGGTCACGCTGCTCAGCGGCTACCTGGCGCTGGCCTTCTTCATCCCCTCGAACCTGACGCTGCCGGGGATGGGCGGTGTCGGTACGCCGGCCAACGTGTTCGCGCTGCTGGGCCTGTTCTGGTACCTGGCGGCGTGGCTCACCGGCCGGATCCGGCCCGCCCGGGGCACCCGGCTGCCCCGGGTGATGATGTGGCTGCTGGCCGTATCGGTGCTGGCCTCGTACGTGGCGAACGCGACGCGGGGCGCCTCCCGCAAGGAGCTCCTCGGGGCGGACCGCGGACTGATCGGGCTGCTGGTGTGGGTGTCCCTGGTGGTGCTGGTCTCCGCCGCGGTCTCGAACCGGGCCCGGCTCGACGTGCTGCTGCGCAGGGCCGTGGTGATGGCGGCGGTGGTCGCCGCCATCGGCTATTACGACTTCTTCACCGCCACGAACATCGCCGACCGCATCAGCATCCCCGGTCTCCAGTCGGGCGCCGCGCAGATCACCGCCATGGACCGCGGCGCCTTCACCCGCCCGCGCTCCACCACGGCGCATCCCCTGGAGTTCGGCGGGATGCTCGCCCTGCTGGTGCCCTTCGCCGTGCAGCAGGCCTTCGATCCGGTACGGGCGCACCTGAGCCGGTGGCGCCGCTGGCTGCCGGTGGTGCTGATGGGCGGCGCGCTGCCGCTGACGGTGTCGCGTACGTCGATCATCGGGGCCCTCATCGTGGCCGTGGTGTTGGTGCCGCGGTGGAAGCCGCAGCGGCGGTGGACCGCGATCGGCGTGCTGCTGGGTTCGGTGGCCTGCTTCAAGGTGATCATCCCCGGGCTGATCGGGACCATCACCACGCTGTTCGCCTCCTTCCTGAGCAATTCCGACAGCAGCACGCAGGCCCGTACGGTCAAGTACGGCGCGATCGCCCCCTACCTGGAGGGGCGGCCCCTGTTCGGGCGGGGCCTGGGGACCTTCATCCCCGAGCTGTACTTCTTCACCGACAACCAGTACATGCTGACGCTGGCGGAGATGGGCCTGCTCGGGCTGATCGCCCTCCTGGCCCTCTTCCTGACCGGGATCCACCAGGGCGGCGCCATCCGCCGCCTGGCCCGCGACGAATCCGACCGGGAGCTGGGGCAGGCGTTCTTCGCCTCCGCCCTCGTCGCCCTGGTCAGCAGCGCCACCTTCGACGCCCTCAGCTTCCCGATGTTCGCCGGGATGTTCTTCCTGACGATCGCCGCCGGCGGCAGCTACCTCGGCTTCATCCGGCGCACGGCGCCGAAGCCCCTCACCCTGGAGTCCTCATGCGGTCCGACAGTCCGGCCTCCCGTCGTCCGGCAACCCCACCAGCCCAATCAACCGCAGCCGGTCCGGTAGCCGTTGTCGTCGTCACCTGGAACAGTGCCGCGGTGCTTCCGGAGTTCCTCACCGCCCTGCCGGAGGGCATGGCCGGGCTCGACTGGCGGCTCGTCGTCGCCGACAACGACTCGGCCGACGACACCGTGGAGCTGCTCCGTTCCCTGGCCCCGGACGCGACGGTCGTCCACACCGGCCGCAACGCCGGGTACGCGGCCGGGGTGAACGCCGCCCTCGCGGCCGCCGCGGACTGGCAGGGCGGCTTCCGGGCGGCCCTCGTCTGCAACCCGGACATCCGGATGCGGCGGGGCTGCGCCAAGCTGCTCGTGGACGGGCTCGGCGCGCCCGCGGCGGACGGCGACCGCGTCGGGATCAGCGTGCCGCTGCTGTACGAGGAGGACGGCAGCACCCTCGTGCACTCGCTCCGCCGGGAGTCGAGCGTGACCCGCGCCCTCGGCGAGGCCGTCATCGGCAACCGCCGGGCCGGGCGCTTCCCCCACCTGAGCGAACTGGTCACCGACCCCGCCGCGTACGAGCGGCCCACGTACGCGGACTGGGCGACCGGAGCCCTGATGGCCCTCTCCGCGGACTGCCTGGCCGCCTGCGGCCCGTGGGACGAGTCCTTCTTCCTCTACTCCGAGGAGACCGAATACTGCCTGCGCGCGCGGGACCGCGGCTACCGCACCCGACTCGAACCGGCCGCCGAAGCCGTACACCTCGGCGGCGACTCCCGGGTCTCGCCCCGGCTCTGGACCCTGCTCACCCTCAACCGCGTCCGTCTGTACGGGCACCGGCACGGCGCCCTCGCCACGGCCGCCTTCCGTGCCGCCGTCCTGCTCCGGGAGACCTCGCGAGCCGCGCTCGGCCGCCCGGCCAGCCGGGCGGCCGCGGCCGCACTCGCCCGGCCGGGCGCCCTGCGTGCCACGCCTGGGCCCTGACCGCCGCCGGGCTCGCCTAACCCAGGTTGTGTGGTTCGCCGCGCGGGCGGCAGACCATGGCGACGAAGTCGTGCCCCACCTCCGGGAGCGCCGCGTCCTCGGCGGCGAAGCACCGCTCCAGCAGCGCCAGCGTCTCCGGCTCCTGGTCACGGAAGTTGTGCGCGATCCCGGAGAACGCGATGTGCAGCACCGTGCCCCCGTACGGCCGTTCCTCGACCACCTCGAAATGGCGTCGCAGGCCCGGCAGCAGCGCCGCCGCGTCGACGGCCTCCGAGGGGTCGTCCAGCACCATCGACAGCCTGCTGGGCCGTACGACGCGGCGCTTGATCCGGCCGTCGGCCAGGCGCCGCCGCTCCTCGGGGATCTCGGCCAGCAGCGCGTTCGCCGCGTCCAGTTGGCCGTCGGTCCACTGGAACCTGGTGGGGCCGACGAACTCGTCCACCACGAAGGTCCCGCCGGGCTCGATCAGCCGGGACAGCCGCGGCAGGGTCTCGTCGAGGTCGTCGAAATGGTGCAGCGACTGCAGGCCCAGCAGCACGTCGAAGCGTTCGCCGTCGCCGGCCATCCGGTTGACGTCGGTGACCCGGAAGCGCAGGACGTCGGCGAGTCCGTGCTCTGCGGCGGCCCGGGTGGCGAAGTCGATGCGCTGCTGCGCCACGTCCACGCCCTCCAGGAGACCGAACGCGCCGGTCTTCGCCCAGAGCAGTTCGTTCCCGCCGGTGCCGCACCCCAGCGAAAGGCCGCGCAGATCCGTGCGCGGCGCGAAGTGCTTGGCGGCCACGTACTCGGGATAGGACGTGTCCGCGTCGCCGGTCATCAGCAGGTTCCACCGCTTGACGACCCCCGGGATCGCCCACCACTCGGTCAGCGACGGGTCGACCCGGGACCAGTGCTGGACCACCCGCGCGCCGCCGCGCACCCGCAGCTTGGCCAGCACCGGGTCCAGTTCCAGCCGTCGCACCTTGCGCAGCAGCCGGTCGGCGTCGTGTCGGTTGATCAGGTTGTTCAGCATGCAGGCTCCGTCCTCACGGCTATGAGCGACTTCGGGGCACCGAGCAGCCGCTCGCTGAGGAGGGCCGATCCGGGGAACAGGTAACGCATTTCGGTACGGGTCAGCAGCTCGATGTTGATCACTGCGTTCATCGCCGACTCCGGGCTGTCGGGGCGGCTGTGGACGAGCGGCCAGCGCCGTACCAGCCGGGCCCTGGCGGCCAGTGGCAGGAACTGGAAGCCGGGCGCCACGAAGTGCGGCTCGACGGGGAAATAGCGGTACGGCGTCTGGATCCAGTGCAGCGGGGCCAGTGACTCGACGGCGCCGACGAACAGCCGGCGCTGGCTGTGGCCGCCCACGTGCTCGATGGTCGAGTTGGAGAACACCAGGTCGTAGCCACCCTGGCTGCTCAGTTCGGCGGCGACCTCCGGGTCGGTGACGTCGGCTACCTCCGCGGTGATCCAGTCGGGCAGTTCGGCGGGGTGTTCCTCCAGATTGATCAGGTGGACGTGCTTGGCGCGCACCGGTGCGCGCAGCCACATCTCGGCCGTTCCGCCCAGGTCCACGACGCTCATGTTCTCGATGCCGGGGAAGCAGCGCCGGAACCGCTCCCAGCGGGCCACGCGCATGCGTTCACCCAGCGAGCCGGGCGCGTCGACGAACTTGTTCCTGAGGGCGCGGGATCGGGGCACGGGATCAACCACCTGTGGTCGGAGGGGAAGGGGAGCAGTCCTCAACTGGGCTGTCTCCATTGCGTGTAGAAGCTGGCCGGGTTCATGAGGTAGCGGACGGTGGGGTGCGGGACGTGGAGCACCTGGTACCGACGGCCGTAGCGGCGGATCAGCTCCCAGTCCTCGCGGGGCAGCACTTCCGGTGTCCGGCGCAGGCGGCTGAAGTGCAGGGAGCGATTGCGGCGGGCGACGAAGGCGTTGGTGTCCAGGAAGGCCTCGCGGGCGGCGCGGCGCCGGTCGTAGGGCACCGAAAGGACGTCCTTCTCGGTGCCGTCGGGCAGGACGCGGCGCAGTGCCGTGTAGACGCCGTCGGGTCCGGCCGGGGACTCCAGGACCGCAAGCGCCCGCGCCAGGTGGTCGGGCTCCCACAGGTTGTCGTCGTCCAGGAAGGCCACGTACCGCGAGCGGGTGAGGCGGATGCCCACGTTGCGCACGACGCCCGCCACGCCGGTGTTGTGTGCCAGCGATACGGCGAACAGTCGTGGATCGTCGGGGAGTTCGGGCAGTCCGGCACCGTCGTCGACCACGATGACGACCTGGTCGCGAGCGGTCTGGTCCAGGGCCGAGCGGACCGCGGCGCGCAGGGCCTCGGGGCGCCTGTGGGTCGCGATCACCGTGGCGACCAGCGCCGAGGGCGGCGAGGGCAGGGCGACGGCCAGCCGTCGGGTCTCGGCGTCCTCGATCCGGCGCAGCCGCACCGCGGTGGGGGCCAGCAGGACCTTGTTCCTGGCCTCGAAGAGCACCAGCCAGCCGAACGACGTCTTGAGCAGCGTCCAGGGTGCCCGCGCGACACGGCGCACGAGGCGGCTCCCGAGGCCGCTCACGGGGCCGGCTCGGGCTCGATCGGGCGGCCGTCGGACATCCGGTTGTTCCGCCACACGTTTCCGGCGCCGCTGTGGTTCCAGTGGGCGACGACGCCGTAGCCTCCGGAGTGGGGGTGGAACTGCGTCGAGAAGATGTTGTCGGTGACCTTGATCCCGGTGGCGCCGGTACTCCCGCCGTAGAGGGCGTACGCGCCGCCGGCGATCCAGTTGTTGTCGACGGTGACGTTCCGGACCACCCCGGTGTCCGCGAACAGGCCGATGCTCCCCGAGGCGCCCTGCTTGAGGCTGGTCTCGTTGAGCAGGGTGTTGTGGCGGATGATCAGGTCGCCGGTGTTGCCGCCGCCGCTGATCACCGCGTTGGTGTGCTGCCACTCGCCGCCCAGGTTGATGAACGGGACGATGTCGTGCACGTAGTTGTCGTGGATGTTGCCCTGCCCCATGGACAGGGCGTCGCCGAACACCGAGACGTCGCACCATCCGACCTCGATGGAACTGCCCCCCATGTTCGACACCGCGTAGTCCACGCCGCCGTTGTCCGGCCCCTTGCCGGGCACGGCGGTGATGGTGGAGTGCAGGACCCGCAGGCCGCTGTAACCGGGGCGCAGGTTGATGCCCCACCAGTTGTCCGATGTGATCTTGGTGTCGATGACGGTGACGTCGTTCGCGTAGATGTCGAGCGAGCCGGTGATGTCCCACCCCCGGATGACGAGCCCGTTGGTACGGACGGCCATGTAGCCGGTCTTGTGGGGCGTGAGGGGGATCCGCGGGCCGGTGGTGTCGGCGCCGGGGAAGCCGCAGTCGCGGGGAGAGGCGCAAGCGGTCTTGGCCGCGGGGGCACGGGTGCCGGACGCGCTGCCGGTACCCTTCGGCGCGGTGGGCTTCCCCGTCGGGGACGGCGAGGTGGCGGGGCCGTCCGTCGCTTCGCCGACGGTGGTCGAGGGTTCGGCGCTCGGAGACGCCGACGGCCCGGGCGCGGGGCAGGTCAGCGCGTCATCCGGGCAGTCCGACGACGACGCGGACCGGTC
This genomic window from Streptomyces sp. NBC_01351 contains:
- a CDS encoding DegT/DnrJ/EryC1/StrS family aminotransferase; the encoded protein is MNQIPLVDLKAAHAEVADEVRAGFDRVLAGTAFIGGEEVASFEREYAEFAGVGHCVGVANGTDALELALRASGVGAGDEVVLPANTFIATAGAVARIGARPVLVDCFPETLLMDPQAALDAVGKATRAVVPVHLYGQCADTAELAALLPPYARVVEDAAQSQGATRHGRSPGGGGIAATSFYPGKNLGAYGDAGAVVTDDAETAALVRALANHGGVAKYRHDVAGFNSRLDGLQAVVLRAKLARLADGNAARRAAAARYDALLAGLAAAGRVTLPVTAEGNVHVWHLYVVRVDGADRDAVVGKLNAEGIGAGVHYPAPVHLTPAYRHLGHGRGDFPHAERAAERMLSLPLFPQITAAQQQRVVDALANALR
- a CDS encoding DUF4082 domain-containing protein; translation: MNRRRRLLRYGLFTVVAALMATVLPPAAVASAVDPCGPGTNAIVCENSKPGTPMSDWFAPSAYGDIKGFPAQTSVQAGETVQFKIQSPTPYRVSVYRLGHYGGDGARLMSTAAQASQTYPANFAQGGNPAGCTTKASTGLVDCGNWPVTATWTVPANAVSGLYIVNFDQADGNGVMPYPFVVRNDSSHSDIVVQTSDQTWQAYNNYGGQDLYDGAGPAPDGRAYEVSYNRPMDIGGENGIYGSEYQMVAWLERNGYDVSYVSGIDMSNRGATELRNHKVFMSSGHDEYWTQDQFTNALNARRAGVNQTYFAGNEVFWKTRLAPSIDGTNTADRTLVCYKETKLSFPQPNGVPDPSGIWTGTFMDPASGTNGRTFQPQNQLTGSLFSVNGYRADAITVPGSFAKMRLWRNTTVASLTPSQTATFPVGTLGYEWDSDVEDGYRPPGQIRMSSTTVDINDGKLRLDYGNNYGNGTATHSLLAFRDQTSGALVFGAGTVQWSWGLTNMPTGNPDDAVVTADKRMQQATVNVFADMGVQPKSLQSDLAAATASTDTVGPAVTVTSPAANATVPALRPVTITGTASDTGGGVVARVEVSTDGGTTWKATTGLGSWSYTWTPTAPGAAQIKVRAVDDSVNIGATTTVAVTVGPQQCPCTVWPAATVPGTVNGGDGGAVELGVKIRSSVPGSITGVRFYKSPANTGTHTGSLWSSSGQRLATGTFTNETASGWQQLNFSSPVPIKPNTTYIASYFAPHGGYSYDPTFASAEAGLAPLTALKNGTDGGNGVYRYSGTGGFPNNASSGSNYWVDAVLDTATASTTPPTVTATSPQSAATGTAITAAVTATFSGAVDADTLVFTLKDSGGNSVPGTKVLGASNSATFTPAGELALSTTYTASVQASDLWGNAMAAPVTWNFTTSTTPPTVNCPCTLWSGTTTPSTANVSDDTNSVELGTRFQSAVNGYITGVTFYKGPGNTGTHTGSLWAANGTLLATGTFGSETLTGWQQLQFATPVPITAGTTYVASYHAPNGNYSVDGGYFTAAHRSYPLVAPADTAGAANGLYKYGASTAFPNNTFGSVNYWVGPIFTTTPPAPVQSSTASEVPGQ
- a CDS encoding glycosyltransferase, with protein sequence MSTVSVVIPCYKYGHFLADCVKSVLDEQEGVDVRVLIIDDASPDDSADVARALAAKDPRIEVRVHERNRGHIATYNEGLLEWADGDYVALLSADDRLVPGALVRAAALLDAHPEAGFAYGRPLRFRHGGPLPAARTRSTGSVVYPGHWWLERRFREGTGCITSPEVVVRTSLQRKVGGYDPELPHAGDIEMWMRLAAHADVGYVSGADQAFYRVHGNNMSTTDFGGQLDDLRQRLVAFDSVLEKCGGLLPGADLLSLAARTRLARYALRRAYRAYDRGRTEVVPVDELVAFAAECLPGGYTALGEYRALLRRRRIGARVMPYLQPLVLSAVADRGREWLWWRSWKRRGI
- a CDS encoding O-antigen ligase family protein, with amino-acid sequence MTIGEILAVLRRRWYVMVPLTLIGLLAAGHLYRSVPVAYQSQSSVALIDSKAVAELAPAFGNPISNAGGSLVVTADVLIRTLSGTDAARDLHGLGVTDPYTVSFAANASGPMLTLTVTGTDREKVLRETNILTGFAGEQLGALQAAAKVEPAFFVQTTPVVLPQTPQPQLKSRYQQVLGVIILCTTAGFTLSFVTETLVVALRRRRANGASAKVRGRQPRRRARGRRLDAVTLLSGYLALAFFIPSNLTLPGMGGVGTPANVFALLGLFWYLAAWLTGRIRPARGTRLPRVMMWLLAVSVLASYVANATRGASRKELLGADRGLIGLLVWVSLVVLVSAAVSNRARLDVLLRRAVVMAAVVAAIGYYDFFTATNIADRISIPGLQSGAAQITAMDRGAFTRPRSTTAHPLEFGGMLALLVPFAVQQAFDPVRAHLSRWRRWLPVVLMGGALPLTVSRTSIIGALIVAVVLVPRWKPQRRWTAIGVLLGSVACFKVIIPGLIGTITTLFASFLSNSDSSTQARTVKYGAIAPYLEGRPLFGRGLGTFIPELYFFTDNQYMLTLAEMGLLGLIALLALFLTGIHQGGAIRRLARDESDRELGQAFFASALVALVSSATFDALSFPMFAGMFFLTIAAGGSYLGFIRRTAPKPLTLESSCGPTVRPPVVRQPHQPNQPQPVR
- a CDS encoding glycosyltransferase family 2 protein; translation: MRSDSPASRRPATPPAQSTAAGPVAVVVVTWNSAAVLPEFLTALPEGMAGLDWRLVVADNDSADDTVELLRSLAPDATVVHTGRNAGYAAGVNAALAAAADWQGGFRAALVCNPDIRMRRGCAKLLVDGLGAPAADGDRVGISVPLLYEEDGSTLVHSLRRESSVTRALGEAVIGNRRAGRFPHLSELVTDPAAYERPTYADWATGALMALSADCLAACGPWDESFFLYSEETEYCLRARDRGYRTRLEPAAEAVHLGGDSRVSPRLWTLLTLNRVRLYGHRHGALATAAFRAAVLLRETSRAALGRPASRAAAAALARPGALRATPGP
- a CDS encoding class I SAM-dependent methyltransferase, encoding MLNNLINRHDADRLLRKVRRLELDPVLAKLRVRGGARVVQHWSRVDPSLTEWWAIPGVVKRWNLLMTGDADTSYPEYVAAKHFAPRTDLRGLSLGCGTGGNELLWAKTGAFGLLEGVDVAQQRIDFATRAAAEHGLADVLRFRVTDVNRMAGDGERFDVLLGLQSLHHFDDLDETLPRLSRLIEPGGTFVVDEFVGPTRFQWTDGQLDAANALLAEIPEERRRLADGRIKRRVVRPSRLSMVLDDPSEAVDAAALLPGLRRHFEVVEERPYGGTVLHIAFSGIAHNFRDQEPETLALLERCFAAEDAALPEVGHDFVAMVCRPRGEPHNLG